Proteins from a single region of Flavobacterium sp. YJ01:
- a CDS encoding DNA gyrase/topoisomerase IV subunit A, translating into MKDEEDDNIIPNDDENNSGENQFDENQDDSDEIINVDAKNFEGQHFYENQEEEGEDVITKVTGMYKDWFLDYASYVILERAVPAIEDGFKPVQRRIMHSLKELDDGRYNKVANVVGHTMQYHPHGDASIGDAMVQIGQKDLLIDCQGNWGNILTGDGAAASRYIEARLSKFALEVLYSPKITDWGVSYDGRRAEPNNLPVKFPLLLAQGAEGIAVGLSTKVLPHNFNELIDASIKILKGKAFTLYPDFMTAGIADVSNYHDGMRGGRVRVRAKISQLDKNTLVITQIPFSTNTSSLIDSILKANEKGKIKIKKIEDNTAADVEILIHLFPGVSPDKTIDALFAFTACETSVAPLGCVIEDNKPLFIGVSEMLKISTHRTVDLLRQELEIQLEELKNKWHFSTLEKIFIREEMYIDFKLYGDRESLYKYLYDRFEPFKKSFVREINDDDLQRLTQIPMIRITRFDSDKADDLIAKLEDEMKEVEHNLEHLTDFAIAYFTKLKEKYGKGRERQTELRVFDNVEATKVVLRNTKLYVNREEGFVGTSLKKDEYVGDCSDIDDVIVFLRDGTLMITKVDAKTFIGKDIIHAAVFDKNDKRTIYNMMYRDGKSGPSYIKRFNVTGVTRDKAYDLTNGTNGSQVVYFSHNPNGEAEVVTILLRQVGTIKKLKFDIDFAKLAIKGRGSKGNLVTKYPIKKIELKEKGISTLLPRKVWFDDTVKRLNVDARGELLGEFKPTDKILVISQSGKLKVIIPELSTHFDEDMIVLEKWKPKKPISAIYYDGEKERYFLKRFLVENEGKEESFITDHPNSQLEIVSTDYRPVAQLIFAKVKGVQKDDLHIDVEDFIAVKGFKALGNQLTTDKLRQVNLLDPLPYDEPVEEVPEKSEIPEDDPVETELDDDGQIGLVLE; encoded by the coding sequence ATGAAAGACGAAGAAGACGATAACATAATTCCAAACGACGACGAGAATAATTCAGGTGAAAATCAATTTGATGAAAATCAAGATGATTCAGATGAGATTATAAATGTAGATGCAAAGAATTTTGAAGGACAGCATTTTTACGAAAATCAAGAAGAAGAAGGCGAAGACGTTATTACCAAAGTAACTGGAATGTACAAAGACTGGTTTTTGGATTATGCTTCGTACGTAATTCTAGAACGTGCAGTTCCTGCTATCGAGGACGGATTCAAGCCTGTTCAGCGTCGTATTATGCACTCTTTAAAAGAGCTGGATGATGGTCGTTATAATAAAGTTGCCAATGTTGTTGGTCACACTATGCAGTATCACCCACACGGAGATGCAAGTATTGGTGATGCAATGGTACAAATTGGCCAAAAAGATTTATTGATTGACTGCCAAGGAAACTGGGGTAATATTTTAACGGGCGATGGAGCAGCAGCTTCGCGTTATATCGAGGCACGTCTATCTAAATTTGCTTTGGAGGTTTTGTATTCTCCAAAAATTACAGATTGGGGCGTTTCGTATGATGGACGTCGTGCAGAACCAAACAATCTTCCAGTAAAATTCCCATTGCTTTTAGCACAAGGAGCAGAAGGTATTGCGGTGGGACTTTCTACAAAAGTTTTGCCTCATAACTTTAATGAATTAATTGACGCTTCAATCAAGATTCTAAAAGGAAAAGCTTTTACGCTTTACCCTGATTTTATGACTGCTGGTATTGCCGATGTGTCAAATTATCATGATGGAATGCGTGGCGGACGTGTGCGTGTGCGTGCTAAAATTTCGCAATTAGACAAAAATACATTGGTGATTACACAGATTCCGTTTTCGACCAATACATCGAGTTTAATTGACAGTATTTTGAAAGCCAATGAAAAAGGTAAAATCAAAATCAAGAAAATTGAAGACAATACGGCTGCCGATGTAGAGATTTTAATTCATCTTTTCCCAGGCGTTTCACCAGATAAAACAATTGATGCTTTATTTGCTTTTACAGCCTGTGAAACTTCTGTAGCACCTTTAGGATGTGTTATTGAAGACAATAAGCCGTTGTTTATTGGAGTTTCTGAAATGTTAAAAATCTCAACACACAGAACGGTTGATTTGCTTCGTCAGGAATTAGAAATTCAGTTAGAAGAATTAAAAAACAAGTGGCATTTTTCTACTTTGGAGAAAATCTTCATTCGTGAAGAAATGTATATTGACTTCAAATTATATGGAGACAGAGAATCACTTTACAAATATTTATACGATCGTTTTGAGCCTTTCAAAAAATCATTCGTTAGAGAAATCAATGATGATGATTTACAGCGTTTGACTCAAATTCCAATGATCCGTATTACACGTTTCGACTCTGATAAAGCAGATGATTTAATCGCTAAGTTAGAAGACGAGATGAAAGAAGTAGAGCATAATCTAGAACATTTGACAGATTTTGCAATTGCTTACTTTACCAAATTAAAAGAGAAATACGGAAAAGGACGTGAACGCCAGACAGAACTTCGTGTTTTTGATAACGTAGAAGCGACAAAAGTAGTTTTACGTAACACAAAACTTTACGTAAACCGTGAAGAAGGGTTTGTAGGAACAAGTTTAAAGAAAGATGAATACGTAGGTGATTGTTCTGATATTGATGATGTTATTGTGTTTTTACGAGACGGAACCTTAATGATTACAAAAGTCGATGCCAAAACTTTTATCGGAAAAGACATTATACACGCTGCCGTTTTTGATAAAAATGATAAACGTACCATTTATAATATGATGTACCGTGATGGTAAATCGGGACCGTCTTATATCAAACGTTTCAATGTTACTGGGGTGACGCGTGATAAAGCTTACGATTTGACAAATGGAACAAATGGTTCGCAAGTAGTTTATTTTTCGCACAATCCAAATGGTGAAGCTGAGGTAGTTACTATATTACTGCGTCAGGTTGGAACAATTAAAAAACTGAAATTCGATATTGATTTTGCTAAACTAGCGATTAAAGGACGTGGTTCTAAAGGAAACTTGGTAACCAAATACCCAATCAAGAAAATCGAATTAAAAGAAAAAGGAATTTCAACATTATTGCCTAGAAAGGTATGGTTTGACGATACTGTAAAACGTTTAAATGTTGACGCAAGAGGAGAGTTACTAGGAGAGTTTAAACCAACAGATAAAATCTTAGTAATTAGCCAGTCAGGGAAATTGAAAGTAATCATTCCAGAATTATCGACTCATTTTGATGAAGATATGATTGTTTTGGAAAAATGGAAACCTAAAAAACCGATTTCTGCGATTTATTATGACGGAGAAAAAGAGCGTTACTTCTTGAAACGTTTCCTTGTAGAAAATGAAGGGAAAGAAGAAAGTTTCATAACAGACCATCCGAATTCGCAATTGGAAATCGTTTCGACAGATTACCGTCCTGTTGCACAATTGATCTTTGCTAAAGTAAAAGGCGTTCAAAAAGACGATTTACATATAGATGTAGAAGACTTTATAGCCGTAAAAGGTTTCAAAGCTCTAGGAAATCAATTAACGACTGATAAATTAAGACAGGTTAACTTATTAGATCCGTTGCCTTATGACGAGCCAGTTGAAGAAGTTCCAGAAAAATCGGAAATTCCGGAAGATGATCCAGTGGAAACAGAATTAGATGATGATGGCCAAATTGGTTTGGTTTTAGAATAA
- a CDS encoding DNA topoisomerase IV subunit B — MLEQNQYTEDNIRSLDWKEHIRMRPGMYIGKLGDGSSPDDGIYILLKEVLDNCIDEFVMGSGKTIEVTIKDKTVSVRDYGRGIPLGKVVDVVSKMNTGGKYDSKAFQKSVGLNGVGTKAVNALSNFFRVESVREDKQKAAEFSAGNLVLEEDVVETTKRKGTKVTFTPDETIFKNYKFRLEYVIKMVKNYCYLNNGLTIIFNGEKYYSENGLRDLLEETISEEDLEYPIIHLKEHDIEVALTHSKTQYSEEYHSFVNGQNTTQGGTHLAAYREAVVKTIREFYNKNFEASDVRKSIVSAISIKVMEPVFESQTKTKLGSTDMGSDDGTPAVSVRTFVNDFIKTKLDNYLHKNPTTAEALLRKILQAERERKELSGIRKLATDRAKKANLHNKKLRDCRAHLPDTKNPRNLESTLFITEGDSASGSITKSRDVNTQAVFSLRGKPLNSYGMTKKIVYENEEFNLLQAALDIEDGLEKLRYNNIVIATDADVDGMHIRLLLITFFLQFFPELIKEGHLYILQTPLFRVRNKKETIYCYSEEERKDAIEKLKPKPEITRFKGLGEISPDEFKNFIGDTIRLDPVMMDKHTSIEQLLSFYMGKNTPDRQEFIIKNLKVEIDELEEA; from the coding sequence ATGCTAGAGCAAAATCAATATACCGAAGATAATATTCGTTCACTTGATTGGAAAGAACATATCCGTATGCGTCCGGGAATGTATATCGGAAAACTGGGAGACGGTTCTTCTCCAGATGATGGTATTTATATTCTATTAAAAGAGGTTTTAGATAACTGTATCGATGAGTTCGTAATGGGCTCTGGAAAAACTATCGAGGTAACGATAAAAGATAAAACGGTTTCGGTTCGTGATTACGGGCGTGGAATTCCGTTGGGGAAAGTGGTCGATGTAGTTTCGAAAATGAACACAGGAGGAAAGTACGATTCTAAAGCTTTCCAGAAATCAGTTGGTTTGAATGGTGTCGGAACGAAAGCGGTAAATGCGCTTTCCAATTTTTTCCGCGTAGAATCTGTTCGTGAAGACAAACAAAAAGCAGCGGAATTTTCTGCTGGAAATCTGGTTTTAGAAGAAGATGTAGTTGAAACTACAAAACGTAAAGGAACGAAAGTGACTTTTACGCCAGATGAAACGATTTTTAAAAACTATAAATTCCGTTTAGAATATGTGATTAAAATGGTCAAAAACTATTGTTATTTGAACAATGGTTTGACTATTATTTTCAACGGAGAAAAATATTATTCAGAAAACGGACTTCGTGATTTATTGGAAGAAACAATCAGCGAAGAAGATTTAGAATATCCAATTATCCACTTAAAAGAGCATGATATCGAGGTTGCGCTTACGCACAGTAAAACGCAATATAGTGAAGAATATCACTCTTTTGTCAACGGTCAGAATACAACTCAGGGAGGAACGCACTTAGCCGCTTATCGTGAAGCTGTTGTAAAAACAATTCGTGAATTTTACAATAAGAATTTCGAAGCATCAGATGTTCGTAAATCGATTGTGAGTGCGATTAGTATTAAAGTGATGGAACCGGTTTTTGAGTCTCAGACTAAAACAAAATTAGGTTCTACAGATATGGGTTCTGATGATGGAACGCCTGCGGTTTCTGTTCGTACTTTCGTAAACGATTTCATCAAAACGAAACTGGATAATTATCTGCATAAAAATCCAACAACTGCGGAGGCTTTATTGCGCAAAATTCTTCAGGCAGAACGCGAGCGTAAAGAATTATCAGGAATTAGAAAACTGGCTACAGATCGCGCTAAAAAAGCCAATCTTCACAATAAAAAATTAAGAGATTGCCGCGCCCATCTTCCAGATACCAAAAACCCAAGAAACTTAGAAAGCACGCTTTTTATTACCGAGGGAGATTCGGCTTCTGGATCAATTACAAAGTCACGAGACGTAAATACACAAGCGGTTTTTAGTTTGCGTGGTAAACCTTTGAATTCATACGGAATGACTAAAAAAATCGTGTATGAAAACGAAGAATTCAACTTATTGCAGGCAGCATTGGATATTGAAGACGGTTTAGAAAAATTACGTTACAACAACATCGTAATCGCAACCGATGCCGATGTCGACGGAATGCACATTCGTTTGCTTTTAATTACTTTCTTTTTGCAGTTTTTTCCTGAATTAATTAAAGAAGGGCATTTGTATATTTTGCAAACACCGCTTTTCAGGGTTCGAAACAAAAAAGAGACGATTTATTGTTACTCAGAAGAAGAAAGAAAGGACGCCATCGAAAAATTAAAACCAAAACCAGAAATCACCCGATTTAAAGGTTTAGGAGAGATTTCTCCAGATGAGTTCAAGAACTTTATTGGAGATACGATCCGCCTTGATCCGGTTATGATGGATAAACATACTTCAATTGAGCAATTGTTATCTTTCTATATGGGAAAAAATACACCTGATAGACAAGAGTTTATTATCAAGAACTTGAAGGTTGAGATTGATGAGCTTGAGGAGGCTTAA
- the pncB gene encoding nicotinate phosphoribosyltransferase: METTFLKSILDNDFYKFTMQHAVIKLFPKAKVRYGFINRGKHIFPEGFADLLRNSVDALANLRLTKEEKNYLAHYCPYLDPTYLDFLQGYSFDPSEVQISQEGSEITVTVEGFWYRTILWEVPLMALISELFYKSNHLIRLNDEAIKELTKEKIDKYNKLGVSILEFGTRRRHSYEVHDLINETLRTYGGHSFIGTSNVHFAMVNNRRPLGTHAHEWFMFHAAQYGFQVANFISLENWTKVYGGDLGIALTDTYTTEIFFNQFDKKYSKLFDGVRHDSGDPIEFAQKVIAHYNKMGIDPKSKVIVFSDSLNYDKVKKIVDFCQDKIKMSFGIGTNFTNDVGLPAMNMVIKLTDTKPDNIHWQGVVKLSDEKNKNTGTPEMIALAKQVLGIK; the protein is encoded by the coding sequence ATGGAAACGACTTTTCTAAAATCGATACTAGATAATGATTTCTATAAATTTACGATGCAGCATGCTGTAATCAAGCTTTTTCCTAAAGCAAAAGTTCGTTACGGATTTATAAATCGTGGTAAGCATATTTTTCCAGAAGGTTTTGCAGATTTACTTCGAAATTCTGTAGATGCATTGGCCAATCTTCGTTTAACAAAAGAAGAGAAAAATTATCTAGCTCATTATTGTCCTTATTTAGATCCAACATATCTAGATTTTCTGCAAGGATATAGTTTTGATCCGTCTGAAGTTCAGATTAGTCAAGAAGGTTCAGAAATTACAGTTACGGTTGAAGGTTTTTGGTACAGAACTATTTTGTGGGAAGTTCCTTTAATGGCTCTAATTTCAGAGCTTTTTTATAAATCTAATCATTTAATCCGTTTAAATGATGAAGCTATAAAAGAATTGACAAAAGAAAAAATCGATAAGTATAATAAATTAGGAGTTTCGATTTTAGAATTTGGGACCAGAAGACGCCATTCTTACGAAGTTCATGATTTAATAAACGAAACTTTAAGAACCTATGGCGGACACAGTTTTATTGGAACCAGCAATGTACATTTTGCAATGGTTAACAATAGAAGACCTTTAGGAACGCACGCCCACGAATGGTTTATGTTTCATGCCGCGCAATATGGTTTTCAGGTGGCAAATTTTATAAGTCTCGAAAATTGGACAAAAGTTTATGGCGGAGATCTCGGAATTGCACTAACGGATACTTATACTACAGAAATATTCTTTAATCAATTTGATAAAAAATATTCCAAACTTTTTGATGGTGTTAGACACGACAGCGGCGATCCGATTGAGTTTGCCCAAAAAGTAATTGCTCATTATAATAAAATGGGAATCGATCCAAAATCAAAAGTTATTGTTTTTTCAGATTCACTCAACTACGATAAAGTAAAAAAGATTGTCGATTTTTGTCAAGACAAAATAAAAATGTCATTCGGAATCGGAACCAATTTTACCAACGATGTAGGCCTTCCTGCTATGAATATGGTGATTAAATTAACCGATACAAAGCCAGATAATATACATTGGCAAGGCGTTGTAAAACTTTCTGACGAAAAAAACAAAAATACGGGAACGCCCGAAATGATTGCTTTGGCTAAACAAGTACTAGGAATCAAATAG
- a CDS encoding transglutaminase domain-containing protein produces MPQKKIALIILLLNVIFINFTFAQKISDVDKIVAKYPKSFNSTEKLAERIEKDFDSDAERARAIYSWIAFNIKYDYNAYLNPPRTQGFSYSSEAEKQRKLKQINDNLIQKAFKSQKAVCEGFTALYQDLAQQVGLECEIIRGDSKVSVRDIGRKNTSSNHAWNMVLIGKKWRLIDVTWGQGYYDSSKGRMVNDFNPVYFDTDPDYFFAKHFPDSGTFLGNRLSKSDFLNGPLIYNTTIEKDYKIKSPDSGIIEARNGDRITVEIKNVSKSNQVFYLNKRNQPVKVQNPKEKRGGLEFQILIDSNIGDYITVFVDGNSVVSFKIG; encoded by the coding sequence ATGCCACAAAAAAAGATTGCCCTTATTATTCTTTTATTAAATGTTATTTTCATCAATTTTACCTTTGCTCAAAAGATTAGCGATGTAGATAAAATTGTTGCAAAATATCCTAAAAGCTTCAATTCAACCGAAAAACTGGCAGAAAGAATCGAAAAAGATTTTGATTCGGATGCTGAGCGCGCTCGTGCAATTTACAGTTGGATTGCTTTCAATATAAAGTATGATTATAATGCATATCTGAATCCGCCGAGAACACAAGGTTTTAGTTATTCTTCTGAAGCTGAAAAACAAAGAAAGCTAAAACAGATAAACGATAATTTAATTCAAAAAGCATTTAAATCTCAAAAAGCAGTTTGCGAAGGATTTACAGCATTATATCAAGATTTAGCGCAACAAGTCGGATTGGAATGCGAAATAATTCGAGGCGATTCTAAGGTTTCAGTTAGAGATATTGGCAGAAAAAACACTTCATCCAATCATGCTTGGAATATGGTTTTGATTGGTAAAAAATGGCGCTTAATTGATGTAACTTGGGGACAAGGTTATTATGACAGCAGTAAAGGAAGAATGGTCAACGATTTTAATCCGGTTTATTTTGATACAGATCCGGATTACTTTTTCGCAAAACACTTCCCAGATTCCGGAACTTTTTTAGGTAATAGATTAAGTAAAAGTGATTTTCTAAATGGTCCTTTAATCTACAATACCACAATCGAAAAAGATTATAAAATTAAATCGCCAGATTCTGGAATAATCGAAGCCAGAAATGGTGACAGAATTACAGTTGAAATCAAAAATGTATCTAAATCAAATCAGGTTTTTTATTTAAATAAAAGAAATCAGCCTGTTAAAGTTCAAAATCCAAAAGAGAAACGTGGAGGTTTAGAATTTCAGATTTTAATAGATAGTAATATAGGTGATTACATTACGGTTTTTGTAGATGGAAATAGTGTTGTTTCTTTTAAAATAGGTTAA
- a CDS encoding NAD(P)H-dependent oxidoreductase, whose product MKIVAFGGSNSKQSINKHLATYAASLFENTEVEVLDLNDFAMPVFSVDLEKEIGQHEIAKAFLGKLKEADILVVSMAENNGNYSVAFKNVFDWSSRIEKDVFQHKPMLLLATSPGGRGGSSVLGIAQNIFPRYGAEIKGSFSLPAFGSNFDLQENKISNPELDQELKDIIKSNF is encoded by the coding sequence ATGAAAATAGTAGCCTTTGGAGGAAGTAACAGCAAGCAGTCAATAAATAAACATTTAGCAACTTATGCAGCGAGTTTATTTGAGAATACAGAAGTTGAAGTTTTAGATCTTAATGATTTTGCAATGCCTGTTTTTAGTGTTGATTTAGAGAAAGAAATTGGTCAGCATGAAATTGCAAAAGCTTTTTTAGGTAAACTTAAAGAAGCAGATATTTTAGTGGTTTCAATGGCAGAAAACAACGGAAATTATTCTGTAGCCTTCAAAAATGTTTTCGATTGGAGTTCACGTATCGAAAAAGACGTTTTTCAGCATAAACCAATGTTGTTATTGGCAACTTCTCCAGGCGGAAGAGGAGGTTCTTCTGTTTTAGGAATTGCGCAAAATATTTTCCCTAGATATGGTGCAGAAATTAAAGGAAGTTTCTCATTACCAGCATTTGGCTCGAATTTTGATTTACAAGAAAATAAAATCTCTAATCCTGAATTAGATCAAGAACTGAAAGATATTATTAAATCAAATTTTTAA
- a CDS encoding YihY/virulence factor BrkB family protein produces the protein MKIKNIFSKTWFLLKNTFLEFNDDNAIKLSAALAYYTIFALPPLLIIIITICGFFFGEEAVTGELYGQINGLVGNGAATQIQEAIKNVQLSGDNVFATVFGVVMLLIGASGVFAEIQSSINFIWGLRAKPDKGIKKFIQNRLMSFSMIASVGFLMLVSLFISTTLDLLSARLKVYFPESTVYLFYIVNVVIVLASITLLFAIIFRTLPDGKIKWKDAFIGSGVTAILFMIGKFAIGFYLGSSTVASVYGAAGSVIIILVWVYYSAIILYFGAEFTKVYAKSYGGKIYPNEYSVEIAKEIYEIDSPKKEPIEEKLLNEKP, from the coding sequence ATGAAAATCAAAAATATATTCTCCAAAACTTGGTTTCTACTAAAGAATACCTTTTTAGAATTTAACGATGATAACGCAATTAAGTTAAGCGCTGCATTGGCGTACTATACCATTTTTGCGTTACCGCCTTTATTGATTATTATTATCACAATTTGCGGTTTCTTTTTTGGAGAAGAAGCGGTGACCGGAGAATTATACGGACAAATTAATGGTTTGGTAGGTAATGGTGCGGCAACTCAAATTCAGGAAGCGATTAAAAATGTACAATTGTCTGGCGATAATGTTTTTGCAACCGTATTTGGCGTTGTGATGCTATTAATTGGAGCCTCGGGAGTTTTTGCCGAAATACAAAGTTCTATTAATTTTATTTGGGGATTACGTGCAAAACCAGATAAAGGAATCAAGAAGTTTATTCAAAATAGATTAATGTCATTCTCGATGATTGCTTCAGTTGGGTTTTTAATGTTGGTCAGTCTTTTTATAAGTACAACTTTAGATTTGCTTAGTGCACGTCTAAAAGTATATTTTCCAGAAAGTACTGTTTATCTATTTTATATTGTAAATGTTGTAATTGTTTTAGCCAGTATAACACTTCTTTTTGCTATAATTTTTAGAACATTACCAGACGGAAAAATAAAATGGAAAGATGCTTTCATAGGATCTGGAGTTACGGCAATACTTTTTATGATTGGTAAATTTGCCATTGGTTTTTATCTAGGAAGTTCAACAGTTGCTTCGGTTTATGGCGCAGCCGGTTCTGTGATAATAATTTTGGTTTGGGTTTATTATTCGGCAATAATTCTGTATTTTGGAGCAGAATTTACTAAGGTCTATGCGAAATCTTATGGAGGAAAAATCTATCCTAACGAATATTCTGTAGAAATAGCAAAAGAGATTTATGAAATTGATAGTCCGAAAAAAGAACCGATTGAAGAAAAATTATTAAACGAAAAACCATGA